A genome region from Clostridium pasteurianum includes the following:
- the nifK gene encoding nitrogenase molybdenum-iron protein subunit beta has product MLDATPKEIKERKALRINPARMCQPIGAMYAALGIHNCLPHSHGSQGCCSYHRMQLTRHFKDPIMASTSSFNEASSVFGGRANFDTAMKNIFSIYNPDIVAVHTTCLSETLGDDLVNYIADADIPEGKIVIHANTPSYVGSHITGFSSMVKAMVTYLSQNTNKKNGKINIMPGFVGPADMREIKRIFNVMKIPFIMMPDTSGVVDTPMTGEYKMFPKGGTTIDELKDAGNSDYTLALGSFASEDPAIAMEKKCKVPFSVLSTPIGIDATDRFIMEISKITGKEVPYEIEEERGQLVDLMLDSYQYFHGKKVAISGDPDTVIALTEFVIALGMNPKYVITGTPGEQFEKTINAMLEKNGIEGSKVKSFSDLFELQQWIKNESVDLLIGNTHLKHISRAENIPLVRFGFPIMDRYGYYYVSKVGYKGAINLMIKMCDAILDRMDKDCADEDYELVR; this is encoded by the coding sequence ATGTTAGATGCAACTCCTAAGGAGATAAAAGAGAGAAAAGCTTTGAGAATAAATCCAGCAAGAATGTGTCAACCAATTGGAGCTATGTATGCAGCACTTGGCATACATAATTGTTTACCTCATAGTCATGGATCACAAGGCTGCTGTTCATATCACAGAATGCAATTAACGAGGCACTTTAAAGATCCAATAATGGCTTCAACTAGCTCTTTTAATGAAGCATCCAGTGTTTTTGGTGGCAGAGCTAACTTTGATACTGCTATGAAAAATATATTTTCCATATATAATCCTGATATAGTAGCGGTTCATACAACTTGTCTTTCAGAAACACTTGGTGATGATTTAGTAAATTATATTGCAGATGCAGATATACCTGAAGGTAAAATAGTAATTCATGCTAATACTCCAAGTTATGTTGGCTCACATATAACTGGTTTTTCTAGTATGGTTAAAGCTATGGTAACATACCTTTCACAGAATACAAATAAGAAGAATGGAAAAATAAATATTATGCCTGGTTTTGTTGGACCAGCCGATATGCGAGAAATTAAAAGAATATTTAATGTAATGAAAATTCCTTTTATAATGATGCCGGATACAAGTGGGGTAGTAGATACACCTATGACAGGAGAATATAAAATGTTCCCTAAGGGCGGGACAACTATTGATGAATTAAAAGATGCGGGTAATTCAGATTATACACTAGCATTAGGAAGTTTTGCGTCTGAAGATCCTGCGATTGCAATGGAAAAGAAATGCAAAGTACCTTTTAGTGTTTTAAGTACTCCTATAGGCATAGATGCTACTGATAGATTTATAATGGAGATTTCAAAAATAACAGGAAAAGAAGTTCCATATGAAATAGAGGAAGAAAGAGGCCAACTTGTTGATTTAATGCTTGATAGCTATCAATATTTTCATGGCAAGAAAGTTGCAATTTCAGGTGATCCAGATACTGTAATAGCATTAACGGAATTTGTTATTGCACTTGGAATGAATCCTAAGTATGTTATAACGGGTACTCCAGGAGAGCAATTTGAAAAGACTATAAATGCCATGCTAGAGAAAAATGGCATCGAAGGATCAAAAGTAAAAAGTTTCTCTGATCTATTTGAATTGCAGCAGTGGATAAAAAATGAATCGGTGGATTTGCTTATTGGAAATACACATTTAAAACATATATCAAGAGCTGAGAATATTCCACTTGTTAGATTTGGGTTCCCAATAATGGATAGGTACGGATATTACTATGTATCTAAGGTTGGATATAAAGGAGCAATAAATTTAATGATAAAAATGTGCGATGCCATACTTGATAGAATGGATAAGGATTGCGCTGATGAGGATTATGAATTAGTAAGATAA
- the nifD gene encoding nitrogenase molybdenum-iron protein alpha chain — MKKLPEQIFEKYPAKTFKNRKQHIVVKTKDNKKPVIQANVRTIPGIITNRGCCYAGCKGVVMGPIKDMIHITHGPIGCSYYTWGVRRNKARAENGGQNFIEYVFSTDMQERDIVFGGANKLRKAIDEAVEIFHPKAIGVYATCPVGLIGDDINAVAKEASEKYGIQVLAFNCEGYKGVSQSAGHHIANNNILDTVIGTGDWEHKKYSVNILGEYNIGGDAWEIERILKKIGYNVVARLSGDGSYERVKNADTADLNLVQCHRSINYIADMMKTKYGIPWIKANFIGVSSTVETLRYMAKVFDDPYIYKRTEEVIAEELSDIEGEINYYKEKLQGKTACLFVGGSRAHHYQILLKDLGVKTVLAGYEFGHRDDYEGREVIPTIKPDADSRNIPELHVEKDEKKYRIIIPEDRYEVLKQQIPLEYYGGMFKDMQEGAVAVDDLNHHETEAFIKLLKPDMFFSGIKDKYVVQKMGILSRQLHSYDYTGPYAGFRGAVIFARELTAGVFTPSWNYVIPPWKKEPMLEGKVVGGEE; from the coding sequence ATGAAAAAATTACCTGAACAGATTTTTGAAAAATATCCTGCGAAAACATTTAAAAATAGAAAGCAGCATATTGTAGTGAAAACAAAAGATAATAAAAAACCAGTAATACAGGCAAATGTAAGAACAATACCAGGAATAATAACTAATAGAGGCTGCTGTTATGCAGGTTGTAAAGGTGTTGTAATGGGACCTATAAAAGATATGATACACATAACTCATGGACCTATAGGCTGTTCTTATTATACATGGGGTGTTAGAAGAAATAAGGCGAGAGCAGAAAATGGTGGACAAAATTTTATAGAATATGTTTTTTCCACTGATATGCAGGAAAGAGATATAGTTTTTGGTGGTGCAAACAAATTAAGAAAAGCTATAGACGAAGCAGTAGAAATATTCCATCCAAAAGCCATAGGAGTTTATGCTACATGCCCTGTTGGCTTAATAGGTGATGATATAAACGCAGTAGCAAAGGAAGCAAGTGAAAAATATGGTATACAGGTACTTGCTTTTAACTGTGAAGGATACAAGGGAGTAAGCCAATCAGCAGGACACCATATAGCAAATAATAATATACTTGATACAGTTATTGGTACAGGAGATTGGGAGCATAAAAAATACTCAGTCAATATACTAGGTGAGTACAACATAGGCGGAGATGCGTGGGAAATTGAAAGAATATTAAAAAAAATTGGCTATAATGTTGTCGCAAGGCTCAGTGGAGACGGTTCATATGAGAGAGTAAAAAATGCTGATACAGCAGATTTGAATTTAGTACAGTGCCACAGATCAATAAACTATATTGCTGATATGATGAAGACAAAGTATGGAATACCATGGATAAAAGCAAATTTCATAGGGGTGAGTTCTACAGTAGAAACCCTTAGGTATATGGCAAAAGTTTTTGATGATCCATATATATACAAAAGGACAGAGGAAGTAATAGCTGAAGAACTTTCTGATATCGAAGGTGAAATAAATTATTATAAGGAAAAATTACAAGGTAAAACTGCATGTTTGTTTGTTGGGGGTTCGAGAGCACATCATTATCAGATATTACTTAAGGATTTAGGTGTAAAAACTGTGCTTGCGGGGTATGAATTTGGACATAGAGATGATTACGAGGGAAGAGAAGTCATACCTACTATAAAGCCTGATGCAGATAGTAGAAATATACCCGAACTTCATGTTGAAAAGGATGAAAAGAAATATCGTATCATAATTCCTGAAGATAGATATGAAGTATTAAAACAGCAAATTCCTTTAGAGTATTACGGTGGAATGTTTAAAGATATGCAGGAGGGGGCAGTAGCAGTAGATGATTTAAACCATCACGAGACGGAAGCATTTATAAAGTTATTAAAACCTGATATGTTTTTCTCCGGCATAAAGGATAAATATGTAGTACAGAAGATGGGAATACTTTCAAGGCAGCTTCATTCCTATGATTATACTGGACCTTATGCTGGTTTTAGAGGTGCTGTAATATTTGCAAGGGAATTAACTGCGGGTGTATTTACACCATCTTGGAATTATGTAATACCACCATGGAAAAAAGAACCCATGCTTGAAGGAAAAGTAGTAGGAGGTGAAGAGTAA
- a CDS encoding P-II family nitrogen regulator, giving the protein MKEIMAVIRMNMVGKTKEALLKTGNPAVTCLKVLGRGKQKVNFSMIEDYVPELANEKISEEISEIHRLVSKRLLIILVKDEDVKNIINIIIETNKTGSPGDGKIFVTNVADTIKIRTGETGEQAI; this is encoded by the coding sequence ATGAAAGAAATAATGGCTGTTATTAGAATGAATATGGTTGGCAAAACTAAGGAAGCACTTCTTAAAACAGGTAATCCAGCAGTTACTTGCTTAAAGGTTCTTGGACGTGGAAAGCAGAAGGTTAATTTTTCTATGATAGAAGATTATGTACCTGAGCTAGCAAATGAAAAAATAAGTGAAGAAATATCAGAAATTCATAGATTAGTATCTAAAAGGTTACTCATTATTTTAGTGAAAGATGAAGATGTTAAAAATATTATAAATATTATTATTGAAACAAATAAAACTGGAAGTCCAGGAGATGGAAAGATATTTGTTACAAATGTGGCTGATACTATAAAAATAAGGACAGGAGAAACGGGTGAACAAGCTATTTAA
- a CDS encoding P-II family nitrogen regulator, which translates to MVMIKAVIRPEKTNAVLSELADAGFPAVTKFSVVGRGKQRGVKVGDIYYDEIPKEMLLIVVNDDDKDDIVNIISKNAKTGKKGAFGDGKIFIVPVEKAYTISSGNNGL; encoded by the coding sequence GTGGTAATGATAAAGGCTGTTATAAGACCAGAAAAGACAAATGCTGTTTTATCAGAATTAGCTGATGCTGGATTTCCTGCTGTTACTAAATTTAGTGTGGTTGGAAGAGGAAAGCAAAGGGGAGTAAAGGTAGGAGATATTTACTATGATGAAATACCTAAGGAAATGTTATTAATTGTTGTAAATGACGATGATAAGGATGATATTGTAAATATAATTTCTAAAAATGCTAAGACAGGTAAAAAGGGAGCTTTCGGAGACGGAAAAATATTTATAGTCCCAGTAGAGAAAGCTTATACTATAAGTTCTGGAAACAATGGATTATAG
- the nifH gene encoding nitrogenase iron protein, with translation MRQVAIYGKGGIGKSTTTQNLTAGLSEMGKKVMVVGCDPKADSTRLLLGGLAQKTVLDTLREEGEDVDLSTIMKTGFGNIKCVESGGPEPGVGCAGRGIITSINMLEQLGAYDDDLDYVFYDVLGDVVCGGFAMPIREGKAKEIYIVASGEMMAMYAANNISKGISKFANTGGVRLGGIICNSRKVENEKELLEAFAKELGTQLIYFVPRSHEVQKAEINKQTVIQFNPKDKQADEYRALAKAIDGNDMFVIPKPMAQDKLEGILMEHGLLD, from the coding sequence ATGAGACAAGTAGCTATTTATGGTAAAGGTGGAATAGGTAAATCTACTACTACTCAAAATCTTACAGCAGGACTCTCAGAAATGGGCAAAAAAGTAATGGTAGTAGGTTGCGATCCTAAAGCTGATTCAACAAGACTTCTTTTAGGAGGTTTAGCACAGAAGACAGTTTTAGATACTTTAAGGGAAGAAGGAGAGGATGTTGATTTAAGTACAATAATGAAAACTGGGTTTGGAAACATTAAATGTGTCGAATCAGGAGGACCAGAACCTGGTGTCGGATGTGCAGGAAGAGGTATTATAACTTCTATAAATATGCTTGAACAGCTTGGAGCATATGACGATGATTTAGACTATGTATTTTATGATGTATTAGGTGATGTTGTTTGTGGAGGATTTGCAATGCCTATTCGTGAGGGTAAAGCAAAGGAAATATATATTGTTGCTAGTGGAGAAATGATGGCAATGTATGCAGCAAATAATATATCAAAAGGTATAAGCAAATTTGCAAACACAGGTGGAGTAAGACTAGGTGGAATTATATGTAATAGCAGAAAGGTAGAAAATGAAAAGGAATTGCTTGAGGCTTTTGCGAAAGAACTTGGAACACAACTTATTTATTTTGTTCCACGAAGTCATGAGGTGCAAAAAGCAGAAATAAATAAGCAAACAGTTATACAGTTTAATCCTAAAGATAAACAGGCTGATGAATATAGAGCATTAGCAAAGGCTATAGATGGAAATGACATGTTTGTAATTCCAAAACCAATGGCTCAAGATAAACTTGAAGGTATACTAATGGAACATGGATTATTGGACTAA
- a CDS encoding substrate-binding domain-containing protein, which translates to MENKILTPLEVAQILRISKNTVYELIKRGDLNCYRVGKKIRIDSRDVDLYKYRSRTNSKKDTSNNYFNTSNNSLFGFQHESSKNEFIICGQDILLDILSRYLQIHPYGITALRSYVGSYTGLLGLYFNKVQVATAHLWDGDSGEYNIPYIRRLIPGIHTVTINLVYRIMGFYVAKENPKKITGWEDFKRDDITMVNREKGCGTRILLDEHLRLLGINKNSIKGYERESLSHLAIASIISRNGADIGIGNENTGLQVKNIDFIPIQKERYDLVIRKEDIEKPPFRALLEIIKSDAFKSELTGIGGYDLSETGNIIAEL; encoded by the coding sequence TTGGAGAATAAGATATTAACTCCTCTAGAAGTAGCACAAATTCTTAGAATTTCAAAGAACACGGTTTACGAATTGATAAAACGTGGAGATTTAAATTGCTATAGAGTTGGTAAAAAAATAAGGATTGATTCAAGAGACGTTGATTTGTACAAGTATAGATCTAGAACTAATTCAAAAAAGGATACCAGTAATAACTACTTTAACACCTCAAATAATAGTCTATTTGGCTTTCAACATGAGTCATCAAAAAACGAATTTATAATTTGTGGACAAGATATACTTTTAGATATACTATCTCGTTACCTCCAAATTCATCCATACGGAATAACAGCTCTGCGCTCATATGTTGGAAGCTATACCGGTTTACTAGGTCTTTATTTTAACAAAGTACAAGTTGCTACTGCCCATTTGTGGGACGGTGACTCTGGAGAATATAACATACCATATATAAGACGATTAATTCCAGGAATTCATACTGTAACAATAAATTTAGTCTATAGAATAATGGGCTTTTATGTTGCAAAAGAAAACCCAAAAAAAATCACTGGCTGGGAAGATTTCAAGCGTGACGACATAACTATGGTAAATAGAGAAAAAGGTTGCGGTACAAGAATTCTTCTAGATGAACACTTACGATTACTTGGTATAAATAAAAATTCAATAAAAGGTTATGAAAGAGAAAGCCTTTCACATTTGGCTATAGCCAGCATAATTTCAAGGAATGGTGCTGATATTGGAATAGGAAATGAAAATACAGGACTTCAAGTAAAAAACATTGACTTCATACCAATTCAAAAAGAAAGATATGATTTGGTTATCAGAAAAGAAGATATAGAAAAACCGCCTTTTAGAGCACTCCTAGAAATAATTAAATCTGATGCCTTTAAATCAGAATTAACTGGCATAGGTGGTTACGATTTAAGTGAAACGGGAAACATAATAGCAGAATTATAG
- a CDS encoding sulfite exporter TauE/SafE family protein: MIDFIIYAVVGILAGILSGLFGIGGGIIIVPGLIFLKGFSQIKAQGTSLVAMLPPVGILAFMQYYKKGNVDIVAGIIICIAMVIAAKFGGQLANQLPVSTMKKAFGIFIILVGIKTFFGK, translated from the coding sequence ATGATTGATTTTATAATTTATGCGGTAGTTGGCATTTTAGCAGGAATTTTAAGTGGATTATTTGGTATAGGTGGTGGAATAATAATAGTTCCTGGGTTAATTTTTTTAAAGGGATTTTCTCAAATAAAGGCTCAAGGGACATCACTTGTAGCAATGCTTCCACCAGTTGGCATTCTTGCATTTATGCAATATTATAAAAAGGGCAATGTAGATATAGTGGCAGGAATAATCATATGTATTGCTATGGTTATAGCAGCAAAATTTGGGGGACAGCTTGCTAATCAGCTGCCTGTAAGTACAATGAAAAAAGCTTTTGGTATATTTATAATTTTAGTTGGGATAAAAACTTTTTTTGGTAAATAG
- a CDS encoding ABC transporter ATP-binding protein — protein sequence MDNIIELKDVTKSYGKLVKTEILHNINLNIERHSFNSIIGASGSGKSTILNIMGTLDRPTNGQVHINGKCTNSMKKDELAELRNKTIGFIFQFHYLLPEFTVLENILMPYLISNSKPDEKILKSAEELLYMVGIDKVKNNMATNLSGGQQQRAAIARALINNPDIILADEPTGNLDSKSTESVYELLREINRKFKTTFVIITHDSRIAKRTNRIIEINDGRIC from the coding sequence ATGGATAACATAATAGAACTTAAAGATGTAACAAAAAGTTACGGTAAATTGGTAAAAACAGAAATACTTCACAATATAAATTTAAATATTGAAAGACATTCATTTAATTCTATAATAGGTGCATCTGGAAGTGGAAAAAGCACTATATTAAATATTATGGGAACTTTGGACAGACCAACTAATGGACAAGTTCATATAAATGGCAAATGCACTAATAGTATGAAGAAAGATGAACTTGCAGAGCTTAGGAATAAAACTATCGGGTTCATATTTCAGTTCCATTATCTTTTACCTGAGTTTACGGTGCTTGAAAATATTCTTATGCCATATCTTATTTCAAATTCAAAACCTGATGAAAAAATACTAAAAAGCGCGGAAGAACTTTTATACATGGTTGGTATAGATAAGGTTAAGAATAATATGGCAACTAATTTGTCTGGTGGACAGCAGCAGAGGGCGGCTATAGCAAGGGCATTAATAAATAATCCAGATATTATATTGGCAGATGAACCAACTGGAAATTTAGATTCAAAGTCCACGGAAAGCGTTTATGAACTTTTAAGGGAGATTAATAGAAAATTTAAAACGACTTTTGTAATTATAACGCATGATAGTAGGATAGCTAAAAGAACGAATAGGATTATAGAAATAAATGATGGTAGAATATGCTAA
- a CDS encoding ABC transporter permease, translating into MLEFKIASRFLKSSKGQTILIILGIAVGVSVQVFIGTLIQGLQKSLVNKTVGNSSQITITSTNSDGTIDDWREKVDKIKTLNTSIKDISPSVDFSASIDKDGKMYPISVRGFEVSNAEKIYNIKGSIVSGSEPKNEDEVMIGTDLKNDISAKVGDNITIFTPDGSKKEVKISGIYDLKSSNINDRWVITTMTSAQDIGGLEDKATTIEIQVNDVFDADSIMNNIKNVIPTNEIKISNWKASNSSLLSALNGQNASSIMIQIFVLISVILGITSVLAITVIQKSKQIGILKAMGIRDKVSSRIFLYEGLILGIFGAALGVTLGILWTYCFTKFVLNPDGTPVVPLYIDYKFIIFSVAIAIFSACIASIIPARKSLKLDPIEVIKNG; encoded by the coding sequence ATGCTGGAATTCAAAATAGCTTCGAGATTTTTAAAATCAAGTAAAGGCCAAACTATACTTATTATATTGGGAATTGCCGTAGGTGTGTCTGTTCAGGTTTTTATAGGAACGCTCATTCAGGGGCTTCAAAAAAGTCTTGTAAATAAAACTGTTGGAAATTCATCTCAAATAACTATAACATCAACAAACAGTGATGGTACTATTGATGATTGGAGAGAAAAGGTTGATAAAATTAAAACTTTAAATACAAGCATAAAAGATATTTCTCCAAGTGTGGATTTTTCGGCTTCCATAGATAAGGATGGGAAAATGTACCCAATTTCAGTGAGGGGATTTGAAGTATCTAATGCTGAAAAAATATACAATATAAAAGGCAGTATTGTATCTGGAAGTGAACCCAAAAACGAAGATGAGGTAATGATAGGAACTGATTTAAAGAATGATATTTCTGCAAAGGTAGGGGATAACATTACAATATTTACACCAGATGGTTCTAAAAAAGAAGTTAAGATTTCAGGTATATATGATCTTAAATCATCAAATATAAATGATAGATGGGTAATAACGACAATGACTTCTGCACAGGATATTGGGGGTCTTGAAGATAAAGCAACTACTATAGAGATTCAGGTTAACGATGTATTTGACGCTGATTCCATTATGAATAATATTAAAAACGTAATACCGACAAATGAAATAAAAATTTCTAACTGGAAAGCTTCAAATTCTTCACTTTTAAGTGCACTTAATGGGCAAAATGCTTCCAGTATAATGATACAAATTTTTGTACTTATTTCTGTAATTTTAGGAATAACAAGTGTACTTGCTATAACTGTTATTCAAAAGTCAAAGCAAATAGGAATATTAAAGGCTATGGGTATAAGAGATAAAGTTTCAAGTAGAATATTTTTGTATGAAGGGCTTATTTTGGGGATCTTCGGAGCAGCTCTTGGAGTTACACTAGGGATATTATGGACGTATTGTTTTACAAAATTTGTGCTAAATCCAGATGGCACGCCTGTTGTACCTTTATATATAGATTACAAGTTTATAATATTTTCAGTAGCTATAGCGATATTTTCAGCTTGTATAGCTTCTATAATTCCAGCTAGAAAATCTTTGAAATTAGATCCTATTGAGGTGATAAAAAATGGATAA
- a CDS encoding ABC transporter permease, whose protein sequence is MTIFFNNLKRIFRRKANIVIMFIFPIVFISAIAAFSNAGSGLSIGIIDNDHTKLTSILKTKLKDKGTIEVITKNDINNYIVDKKIDTAVVIPKGFTESIIDSSKTTNIEIYGIKGVSNDSSIKYYINSFTNAAQNIGAAAKGDKTKFYNGIKDYEKGNFSSIVKSASSEKSKEQTSSTAIGFLIASIIYLSTMITTLILEDKKDGVYNRMFASGVSRNSYIIQCVLSFVTANIVQILGVFLVIKYMLKVDLGPSPASLFVVLVVFGLACTALGILISNRSKDLKQANSMTVLVSTPVAMLGGCYWPKEVMGKTLQQIGNFVPSSWAMDATSKLISGNSFASIYKEIGVMFIFVVVFFVLAVVKKVDVAK, encoded by the coding sequence ATGACTATATTTTTTAATAATCTGAAAAGGATATTTAGAAGAAAAGCAAACATAGTAATTATGTTTATATTTCCTATAGTTTTTATTTCTGCTATAGCAGCATTTTCTAATGCTGGATCTGGACTTTCAATAGGAATAATAGATAATGATCATACTAAGCTTACATCTATTTTGAAAACAAAGCTTAAGGATAAGGGAACTATAGAGGTCATTACTAAAAATGATATAAATAATTATATAGTAGATAAAAAAATTGATACAGCAGTTGTCATACCTAAAGGATTTACTGAGAGTATTATAGATAGCTCTAAAACTACCAATATTGAGATATACGGTATAAAGGGTGTTTCAAATGATTCTTCAATAAAATATTATATAAATAGTTTTACAAATGCGGCTCAAAATATAGGAGCAGCAGCTAAGGGTGATAAAACTAAATTTTATAATGGAATTAAAGATTATGAAAAAGGAAATTTTTCGTCAATAGTAAAAAGTGCAAGTAGTGAAAAAAGTAAAGAACAAACTTCATCTACTGCAATTGGATTTCTCATTGCCAGCATTATATATTTAAGTACTATGATAACTACTCTTATTCTTGAAGATAAAAAGGATGGAGTATATAACAGAATGTTTGCAAGTGGTGTTAGCAGAAATAGTTACATTATTCAATGTGTATTAAGTTTTGTAACAGCAAATATAGTACAAATATTAGGTGTGTTCTTAGTTATTAAGTACATGTTAAAAGTAGATTTAGGTCCATCTCCAGCATCGTTATTTGTAGTACTTGTAGTATTTGGACTTGCATGTACAGCACTTGGAATATTAATTTCTAACAGAAGCAAAGATTTAAAACAGGCTAACTCTATGACAGTCCTTGTAAGCACACCTGTTGCTATGCTTGGAGGATGTTATTGGCCTAAAGAGGTTATGGGAAAAACTCTCCAGCAGATAGGGAACTTTGTACCTTCAAGTTGGGCTATGGATGCCACTAGTAAGCTTATAAGTGGAAATTCCTTTGCGAGTATTTATAAAGAAATAGGTGTAATGTTTATATTTGTTGTAGTGTTCTTTGTATTAGCAGTAGTAAAAAAAGTAGACGTTGCGAAGTAA